The genomic stretch ACTCGACCACTTTCTTCTAGTTGTAAACAAGGTTGATCCATAGCACCAACAACAAGAACTGCGCCCAAGTGACTGATGTAACTACTCGCTAATCTGAGAGTCTCTATTTTGGATAATTTTCTATCTGCTGGCTCCGTTGGAATCAATGTTCTCAATGCGCTGAAAGCTGTGTTCACGCTGCACAGTGAAGATTGCTTTTCTTGAATCGTGAACCTGTATTTATTGACAAtgtttttcaatgattttattccaAATAAATAGTGCTAGaaaagaatatcttttttccttctccatgAGCTTTCCTTGAAAGACATAATTAGTCTTTAGTTTGAAATTGTCCCAAAGAAGgcagaggagagagaaaacctTTCTAGAACACATACTAAcacaaaatcattgaaaaatactGTACACTGAAAGAAACGTTACCGATTGTTTTTTATCGGTAATGTTACTGATAccattatgaaataatatatactatatattaataataaatctaaacttatatatatatatatatatatatatatgtgtatataaatatatatacatatatacagagcattttttaatgatttattgccatgttttatatacttattattatgaaaaaatatttaattaaagccTTACATTTACCTGTGagttctatctctttcacgtGCGTTAGCTTGATATCTCTGTTTatttgattcttcttttttacgcgTAGTCATTGTTTTCAATACTTATTTCGAAATGATATTAGAACGTTTTTTAAACTCTTATCCAGTCGCGGCAAGAACGTCTTTATGAATGAGTGTTACTCCAATTTCCTTCAGTTCCTCCAGTTTATGGAAGTCCCCTCTCATGCGTTACCGCCAATCCCCACCCCGACCCTCGCTGCAACGGAACATATGTGAAGTACACGTGCATGGGATCAGGGCCGCAGGATCGTATAACATGAGAGAACATGAATATTTGAAAGCCGAATTTTTGGCAAATAGggccaataataaaaatataactttactctatatatatatatatataaatttatgtatacataaaataatttttaaaatataaatttattatcaaataagtaaatacgtgatgaaaatatataattaaaagttatCAAGATTAATTGTGTAGATTTATTTGAAATCATCTATTAGTTGATCGTCTTATTTTTTGTATGTACTATGAACGATCTGAACaacgaaatatgtatatttaactCTTAGGAATATACACGAGTACTTGCGGGCGCCAAGACTCCCACGTAATATGGTCAGAAGCTGAGTTTCACATTACACTCAATAAAAACAAGTCGTTGAGCGGTAGTAGGGCGAGGAAAACAAATTCCATCTGTAAAACTAATTAGGACACTTTCATACGGCTTCCAGACGGTGGCGGATAGTTACTAACAACTTCATGTTT from Vespa crabro chromosome 6, iyVesCrab1.2, whole genome shotgun sequence encodes the following:
- the LOC124425268 gene encoding basic helix-loop-helix transcription factor scleraxis-like isoform X2; the encoded protein is MTTRKKEESNKQRYQANARERDRTHSVNTAFSALRTLIPTEPADRKLSKIETLRLASSYISHLGAVLVVGAMDQPCLQLEESGRVYSTSDWSDMQARPQVCTFCLAMHKKYNTNGNSEILSDYQSHNMTPYIFVPGNSTKCID
- the LOC124425268 gene encoding basic helix-loop-helix transcription factor scleraxis-like isoform X3 is translated as MFTIQEKQSSLCSVNTAFSALRTLIPTEPADRKLSKIETLRLASSYISHLGAVLVVGAMDQPCLQLEESGRVYSTSDWSDMQARPQVCTFCLAMHKKYNTNGNSEILSDYQSHNMTPYIFVPGNSTKCID
- the LOC124425268 gene encoding basic helix-loop-helix transcription factor scleraxis-like isoform X1, which gives rise to MTTRKKEESNKQRYQANARERDRTHRFTIQEKQSSLCSVNTAFSALRTLIPTEPADRKLSKIETLRLASSYISHLGAVLVVGAMDQPCLQLEESGRVYSTSDWSDMQARPQVCTFCLAMHKKYNTNGNSEILSDYQSHNMTPYIFVPGNSTKCID